The Camelina sativa cultivar DH55 chromosome 14, Cs, whole genome shotgun sequence genome includes a window with the following:
- the LOC104743765 gene encoding regulator of nonsense transcripts UPF3-like, with translation MKEPLQKKKVVVRHLPPSLSQSDLLSQIDPRFGDRYNWVSFRPGKSSFRNQKCSRAYVAFKAPEDVYEFAAFFNGHVFVNEKGAQFKAIVEYAPSQRVPKPCDKKDPREGSISKDPDYLEFLKVIAQPVENLPSAEIQLERREAEQSGAAKAAPIVTPLMEFIRQKRATVMGSQGLSDVRRGGRRARAVSANKPSPRPSKRNIEKKKYVEKESSKNVSRKVALDVGSSKQEYHQQNTSGKEIPEKDSASVLDSSLPGIALTMDSGKKKILLLKPKDRDNPDNPPPQQEQHRETNLSGNFTASRQNQKIDVGGRLIKGILLRSDPRPSQSSTFVQPEQRMEPSEAETYKRPPRSANTRAGKDYSVTNSEKQERRTRNKDRPDRAVWAPLRRDGSNISEDLPLSSAANNGEVKERIYSQRSGEVMNSSGGHTLENGSTRHSSRRVGGRNRKEDVITGEGKSSRRGGGGGSNSHEASYQSLLLHLKICTSNGYLHYFWSHTI, from the exons ATGAAGGAACCtttacagaagaagaaggtggtcgTTCGCCACTTGCCCCCTTCTCTTTCTCAGTCCGATCTCTTGTCCCAGATTGATCCTCGTTTCGGTGATCGTTACAATTGGGTTTCGTTTCGTCCCGGGAAGTCCAG CTTTAGGAATCAGAAGTGTTCACGGGCCTACGTAGCTTTCAAGGCACCAGAAGATGTTTATGAGTTCGCTGCATTTTTCAACGGGCATGTGTTTGTTAATGAAAAGG GTGCTCAGTTTAAGGCTATAGTTGAATATGCACCTTCACAGCGTGTGCCTAAACCGTGTGACAAGAAAGATCCTCGTGAAGGGTCTATTAGCAAAGACCCTGATTATCTGGAATTCCTTAAAGTGATTGCTCAACCTGTTGAGAATCT CCCTAGTGCTGAGATCCAGTTGGAAAGAAGAGAAGCTGAGCAGTCTG GTGCTGCTAAAGCGGCTCCCATTGTTACCCCTCTTATGGAATTCATACGTCAAAAACGTGCTACTGTGATGGGATCCCAG GGTTTATCAGATGTCCGAAGAGGAGGTAGAAGAGCCAGAGCAGTCTCTGCTAACAAGCCAAGTCCAAGGCCCTCCAAACGAaacattgaaaagaaaaag TATGTGGAAAAAGAAAGCTCAAAAAATGTTTCCCGGAAGGTTGCATTAGATGTTGGCAGCTCTAAGCAAGAATATCATCAGCAGAATACAAGTGGAAAGGAAATACCAGAAAAGGATAGTG CCTCTGTCCTAGATAGTTCTCTCCCAGGGATTGCATTGACTATGGATTCtgggaagaaaaagattttgCTCCTGAAACCGAAAGACCGAGACAATCCTGAT AACCCTCCACCACAACAAGAACAGCATAGAGAAACCAATCTTTCTGGAAACTTCACGGCTTCaagacaaaatcagaaaattgaTGTTGGAGGGAGGTTGATCAAGGGAATTCTTCTGAGAAGTGACCCAAGACCGAGCCAGTCTTCAACTTTTGTCCAGCCTGAGCAAAGAATGGAACCCTCGGAAGCAGAAACCTACAAACGACCCCCTCGGTCAGCCAACACTCGAGCAG GGAAAGATTATTCTGTTACCAACAGTGAGAAACAAGAGAGGCGTACAAGAAACAAGGACAGACCTGATCGTGCTGTGTGGGCTCCTCTTCGTCGTGATGGGTCCAATATCAGCGAGGATCTACCGCTATCCTCAGCAG CAAACAATGGTGAagtgaaagaaagaatataCTCTCAAAGATCTGGAGAAGTGATGAACTCGTCTGGTGGACACACTCTCGAGAATG GTTCTACTAGACATTCTAGTCGTCGTGTTGGAGGTCGCAATAGAAAAGAAGACGTGATTACTGGTGAGGGTAAATCATCCCGgagaggaggtggtggtggttctAATTCACATGAGGCAAGCTACCAAAGCCTTTTACTACATCTTAAAAT